One Pyrococcus furiosus DSM 3638 genomic region harbors:
- a CDS encoding A24 family peptidase C-terminal domain-containing protein, translating into MIIPLILGILVGILTSYTDIKTSYIYEERFFPSFSLLSKWWCKRKGCNYEVKGPYIPIVEAGILYYFFLGIKNEDLILAFSGIIGLLLGFAVGSLLYYTGGWASGDVLILAAFSSLLPYAPESAKYKAPYAVVLPLNALTILFNSILLIFPLIFVYAFAGLIAKKKLSLLKELFVKGIRNVFEVSLWIMFSVTLFVVISINLGISLHPLLRWILTFLLIAFLSKIRVIGDILGVLSLVYVTYLVGFSSLYFFLRLVIILYAFKLLLSSVKMLRKEVLTKVKRVEELKEGEVLGERILEVGGKIVRDRKDFFEKLNEVLKSGKFEQISGKEIAGFSVEGLTKEQIEELKKLVSEGKLENEFLVRKAMPFAPALFLGVLTSYFFGDILWWIILKVSGMV; encoded by the coding sequence ATGATAATTCCTCTGATTCTGGGAATATTAGTTGGGATTCTTACATCTTATACGGACATTAAAACAAGCTACATATACGAGGAACGCTTTTTTCCAAGCTTTTCACTCCTATCAAAGTGGTGGTGTAAGAGGAAGGGATGTAATTATGAGGTAAAAGGTCCATACATACCCATTGTAGAGGCTGGAATTCTATACTATTTCTTCCTGGGAATAAAAAACGAGGATCTAATTCTTGCATTTTCTGGAATTATTGGATTGCTCTTAGGTTTTGCCGTAGGATCCCTCCTTTATTATACTGGAGGATGGGCTAGTGGTGACGTGCTAATTCTTGCAGCATTTTCATCCCTTCTCCCCTATGCCCCAGAATCTGCCAAGTACAAAGCTCCGTATGCTGTAGTATTGCCCCTAAATGCCTTAACGATTCTGTTTAATTCGATCCTTCTTATATTCCCCCTAATATTTGTGTATGCATTTGCAGGACTTATTGCAAAGAAGAAACTCAGCCTCTTAAAAGAACTGTTTGTTAAAGGCATTAGGAACGTCTTCGAAGTGTCTTTGTGGATAATGTTTTCTGTTACTCTCTTTGTAGTGATAAGCATCAACCTTGGAATATCGCTACATCCGCTCTTGAGATGGATTCTTACCTTTCTGTTGATAGCTTTTCTTAGCAAAATTAGGGTTATAGGAGATATTCTTGGAGTATTATCCCTTGTATACGTCACATATCTTGTAGGATTTTCATCCCTATATTTCTTCCTCAGATTAGTGATTATCCTCTATGCATTCAAGCTTTTGCTATCCTCAGTTAAGATGTTAAGAAAAGAAGTTTTAACCAAAGTCAAAAGAGTTGAAGAGCTCAAAGAAGGAGAAGTTCTAGGAGAGAGAATACTGGAAGTCGGAGGCAAAATAGTCAGGGATAGGAAAGACTTCTTTGAAAAGCTCAATGAAGTTTTGAAAAGTGGGAAATTCGAACAGATTAGTGGAAAAGAGATAGCTGGTTTTAGTGTTGAAGGATTAACTAAAGAGCAGATTGAAGAGCTCAAAAAGCTAGTAAGCGAAGGAAAGCTCGAGAATGAATTTTTAGTCAGAAAAGCAATGCCCTTTGCCCCAGCATTGTTCCTGGGGGTTTTAACAAGTTACTTCTTTGGAGACATTTTGTGGTGGATCATTCTCAAGGTTTCTGGAATGGTGTGA
- a CDS encoding MutS-related protein: MKLRGDAREVYKRLLSRLESMIKLGEARTFLKKFEPTSDREEIIKRQNYLKEGLKNVRDDLEEYLLSIRPIRFRREFFHDRILLVSDEEVEEAEKLDLCPVTSDPSEIEDYPLILSTIGYGIEVEVKPSHIAPELYIIPLWENRDVLEALSKVFPGGAADKILISLKEIEEIFKKMEILENLDEIIVEKEKELNRKIEEKLERFKLTLSGRDLVEFMKALRAGNLEYLFHKFSALNDEIIEEINKAEKEISDVLGISVEIFPRDFPVEVPPEQIEALKRELEREFKIEFYLKSRETVEKILPHLQKLKEEIQKAYELYFLLVVKKFTRDFVFPEIVEEGIGFIEGRNLFIENPQPVSYFVGKSYGNFPGVEEANIVILTGANSGGKTSLLELISQIVILAHMGFPVPAKKAWFTVLDEIFFFKRKRSVYGAGAFETSLKGLVRAIKGKGKKLILIDEFESITEPGAAAKILAELLKIAYEKGFFVVIVSHLGEDLKREIPFARVDGIEAKGLDENLNLIVDRQPKFGVIGRSTPELIVERLARKGRGEEKMIMNRILKKFRK, encoded by the coding sequence ATGAAGTTGCGGGGGGATGCCAGAGAAGTCTACAAGAGGTTACTCTCCCGGCTAGAGTCTATGATTAAATTAGGGGAGGCCAGGACATTTCTTAAAAAATTTGAACCGACAAGTGATAGAGAGGAAATTATAAAAAGGCAAAATTACTTAAAAGAAGGCTTAAAAAATGTGAGAGATGACTTAGAAGAATATCTCCTTTCAATAAGGCCAATTAGATTTAGGAGAGAATTTTTTCATGATAGAATTTTGCTGGTCTCCGATGAGGAAGTAGAAGAAGCAGAAAAGCTTGACTTATGCCCAGTAACTTCTGATCCCTCTGAAATTGAAGATTATCCTCTTATTTTAAGCACGATTGGGTATGGAATTGAGGTTGAGGTAAAGCCTTCCCATATTGCCCCAGAGCTTTATATAATTCCCCTGTGGGAAAATAGGGACGTTCTTGAAGCACTTTCAAAAGTTTTCCCAGGAGGAGCGGCCGATAAAATTTTGATTTCTTTAAAAGAGATAGAAGAGATTTTTAAGAAAATGGAAATTCTCGAAAATCTAGATGAAATAATCGTTGAGAAAGAAAAGGAACTCAATAGGAAAATTGAAGAAAAGCTTGAGAGATTTAAGTTAACCCTAAGCGGCAGAGATCTTGTGGAATTTATGAAAGCCTTAAGAGCTGGAAACCTGGAATATCTTTTTCATAAGTTCTCAGCTCTTAATGACGAAATCATAGAGGAGATTAATAAAGCGGAAAAGGAAATTTCCGATGTTCTGGGAATTAGTGTAGAGATTTTTCCTAGAGATTTCCCAGTAGAAGTTCCTCCAGAGCAGATAGAAGCCCTTAAAAGAGAGCTAGAGAGAGAATTTAAGATAGAATTTTATCTTAAAAGCAGAGAAACTGTAGAAAAAATCCTGCCCCATCTGCAAAAACTAAAAGAAGAGATACAAAAAGCCTACGAATTATACTTTTTGCTTGTGGTTAAAAAATTCACAAGAGACTTTGTGTTTCCAGAAATTGTTGAAGAAGGGATCGGGTTTATTGAAGGTAGGAATCTGTTCATAGAAAACCCACAACCAGTAAGTTATTTCGTAGGGAAGTCTTATGGTAACTTCCCAGGAGTTGAAGAAGCAAACATTGTAATTTTGACAGGGGCTAACAGCGGAGGTAAAACTTCTCTCCTTGAGCTCATCTCCCAGATTGTCATATTGGCCCATATGGGCTTTCCAGTTCCTGCAAAAAAAGCCTGGTTTACAGTTTTAGATGAAATATTTTTCTTTAAGAGAAAGAGAAGTGTTTATGGAGCAGGAGCCTTTGAAACGTCTCTAAAAGGATTGGTAAGGGCAATTAAAGGAAAAGGAAAAAAGCTAATTCTAATTGATGAATTTGAGTCAATAACTGAGCCTGGAGCTGCCGCGAAGATATTGGCAGAGCTCCTGAAAATAGCTTATGAGAAGGGATTTTTCGTCGTAATTGTCTCTCACTTAGGAGAAGATTTGAAAAGAGAGATTCCTTTTGCGAGGGTGGATGGAATAGAAGCGAAAGGCCTTGACGAAAACTTGAATCTAATAGTTGATAGACAGCCAAAATTTGGAGTTATTGGAAGAAGTACGCCAGAATTAATAGTAGAAAGACTTGCTAGAAAGGGAAGAGGAGAAGAAAAAATGATAATGAACAGAATACTTAAAAAATTTAGGAAGTAA
- a CDS encoding alpha-amylase family glycosyl hydrolase codes for MVDRFYDRNPTNNEPFYDPEKKNYRLYWGGDIEGIIERLDYIESLGVSMIWLSPLNDNINRMAGGSAPYHGYWPRDFKRIDEHFGTWEDFRRLVEEAKKRGICIIVDYVPNHSNPATDGEFGALYDNGTLVTNYYEDRKNATRNPYTASLENIYHHNGNINDWFGFQLKYANLFGLADFNQMNDFVDNYLKEGAALFVKNGACGFRIDAVKHIELGWLETFYLYLYQISDEPLFIYGEYFANTPDKTFDLYEFYRYSNVSSLLNIPIRESIARTFAYGGSFEQLAKMLEEYYSLFVYPNKQLNFLDSHDLVRFLNMNPNKDRYHMALGLVMTLPGIPVIYYGDESYLVSKEGKGDPYNRPMMVFDNSTKAAEIIRKLSLLRKVNDALAYSDFRTVYVDYNTWIFERKFGSHKILVALNKGPDKNITISLNWTDGTYIDIIEGAILKVKEGQGEIKLPRYSFYVFHVEEEQKTPLIGSITPYIAQPGQKILIAGAGLNGNIKVYIGGRRARIIEKEENSILVEVPEIKTMNAWIPVWVVVNGTRSNEVKLRYYSSNDIPALIVLQGNYTGYLWVKGNIPELSEPRPLLKSPTGHYFAVVPLPRNKTFTVQLYKGLPWEPLQPTNVTLYGIGNKTVILNEAAPETPVCGPGIVAVFALLPLLKRKKKKSPNTTITPYGVPIVAVSWIVRWCL; via the coding sequence ATGGTGGACAGATTTTACGATAGAAACCCAACAAATAACGAACCCTTCTATGATCCAGAGAAGAAAAACTACAGGCTCTATTGGGGAGGAGACATTGAAGGCATCATAGAGAGACTTGACTATATAGAGAGTCTAGGTGTTTCAATGATATGGCTTTCACCATTAAACGACAACATAAACAGAATGGCAGGTGGAAGCGCTCCTTATCATGGGTATTGGCCAAGAGACTTCAAAAGGATAGACGAGCACTTTGGCACCTGGGAAGACTTTAGAAGGTTAGTAGAAGAAGCTAAGAAAAGAGGAATTTGCATAATAGTAGACTATGTCCCCAACCATTCAAATCCAGCAACTGATGGGGAGTTTGGAGCTTTGTACGATAATGGAACATTAGTGACTAACTACTATGAAGACAGAAAAAATGCCACAAGAAATCCCTATACTGCGAGCCTGGAAAACATCTATCACCACAATGGCAACATAAACGATTGGTTTGGCTTTCAGCTTAAGTACGCAAATCTTTTTGGATTGGCAGATTTCAACCAAATGAATGACTTTGTGGATAATTATCTTAAAGAAGGGGCAGCTTTATTCGTGAAAAATGGCGCTTGTGGATTTAGAATTGATGCTGTTAAGCATATAGAGCTGGGATGGCTTGAAACCTTCTACCTTTACCTATATCAAATCTCAGATGAACCACTCTTTATCTACGGAGAATACTTTGCAAACACTCCTGACAAAACGTTTGACCTCTATGAGTTCTATAGGTACTCAAATGTATCTTCCCTCTTAAATATCCCAATTAGAGAATCAATTGCGAGAACTTTTGCATATGGAGGAAGTTTTGAGCAGCTAGCAAAGATGTTAGAGGAGTATTACAGTTTGTTCGTTTATCCCAACAAGCAGTTGAACTTCTTAGACAGCCATGATTTAGTTAGGTTCCTGAACATGAACCCAAACAAAGACAGGTACCACATGGCCCTCGGATTAGTAATGACACTCCCAGGAATTCCTGTTATATATTATGGAGATGAAAGCTATTTAGTGAGTAAGGAAGGGAAGGGAGACCCCTACAACAGACCAATGATGGTTTTTGATAACTCTACTAAGGCTGCTGAGATTATAAGAAAGCTTTCATTGCTAAGAAAAGTCAACGATGCCCTTGCTTATAGTGATTTCAGAACCGTATATGTGGACTACAACACATGGATATTTGAGAGAAAGTTTGGAAGCCACAAGATATTAGTTGCTCTAAACAAAGGGCCAGACAAAAACATCACGATTTCCCTAAACTGGACAGATGGAACATACATAGACATCATCGAAGGAGCAATTCTCAAAGTTAAAGAAGGTCAGGGTGAGATAAAGCTACCCAGATATTCATTTTATGTCTTTCATGTAGAGGAAGAACAGAAAACCCCTCTCATAGGATCTATAACTCCATACATAGCCCAACCTGGGCAAAAAATCCTTATAGCCGGAGCAGGCCTCAATGGAAACATCAAGGTGTATATAGGAGGTAGGAGAGCAAGAATTATTGAGAAAGAAGAAAATTCCATCCTTGTAGAGGTTCCCGAGATTAAAACTATGAATGCGTGGATTCCTGTTTGGGTTGTTGTTAATGGAACTAGAAGCAATGAGGTTAAGCTTAGGTACTATTCTAGCAATGATATCCCAGCACTAATAGTCCTACAAGGAAACTACACTGGTTACCTTTGGGTCAAGGGGAACATACCAGAACTCTCAGAGCCGAGACCCCTCTTGAAATCTCCAACGGGACACTACTTTGCCGTGGTTCCCCTCCCCAGAAACAAAACTTTTACAGTTCAACTATATAAGGGACTTCCCTGGGAACCTCTCCAACCAACAAATGTCACGTTGTATGGAATTGGAAATAAAACAGTAATATTGAATGAAGCCGCTCCAGAAACTCCTGTATGCGGCCCAGGAATTGTCGCAGTATTTGCACTTCTCCCATTGTTAAAAAGAAAAAAGAAAAAGTCACCCAACACCACAATAACTCCATACGGAGTACCCATAGTAGCCGTTAGCTGGATCGTGAGGTGGTGCCTCTAG
- a CDS encoding molybdopterin-binding protein, producing the protein MFAEIITVGDELLTGNTVNSNSAHIAKKLTERGYLVKRITTVGDDVEDIRSVILESLNRKPDVLIISGGLGPTHDDVTMVAVAKALGKELVLCEKCLEEIKEFYERLYREGLIDDPTLNDARKKMAYLPKGAIPLKNSVGAAPGAYIEYRGTKIFVLPGMPREMKAMLEEEVLPRIGSKKFVQKKYLAEITDESKLAPILEETIKIFDVKIHSSPKGFGKFIGIIIFAQDEDTIKKAVEFMKSKGIEFREGW; encoded by the coding sequence ATGTTCGCGGAAATAATTACCGTAGGTGATGAACTTTTAACAGGGAATACTGTAAACAGCAACTCAGCACACATAGCGAAGAAATTAACGGAGAGAGGATACCTCGTTAAGAGAATAACTACTGTTGGCGATGACGTGGAGGATATAAGGTCTGTAATTTTAGAATCCCTTAACAGAAAACCCGATGTTCTTATTATTTCGGGAGGCCTCGGGCCAACTCACGATGACGTTACAATGGTGGCCGTCGCTAAGGCGCTGGGAAAAGAATTAGTGCTCTGTGAAAAATGCTTAGAGGAAATAAAGGAATTTTATGAGAGATTATATAGGGAGGGGCTAATTGATGATCCTACGCTGAATGATGCAAGGAAAAAGATGGCTTACCTTCCCAAAGGAGCCATTCCATTGAAAAACTCTGTTGGGGCAGCACCTGGGGCCTATATAGAATATAGAGGCACTAAAATCTTTGTGCTCCCAGGCATGCCAAGAGAAATGAAGGCGATGCTTGAAGAGGAAGTTTTACCAAGAATTGGATCAAAGAAATTCGTTCAGAAGAAATACCTTGCTGAGATAACCGATGAAAGCAAATTGGCACCAATTTTAGAAGAAACTATAAAGATTTTCGATGTAAAGATACACTCCTCCCCAAAAGGTTTTGGGAAGTTCATTGGAATCATAATATTTGCTCAAGACGAAGATACCATAAAAAAGGCAGTAGAATTTATGAAGAGTAAGGGAATCGAATTTAGGGAGGGCTGGTAG
- a CDS encoding alpha/beta hydrolase: MTQVYKAKFGTPNRGWVIIVHGLGEHSGRYSKLVSMLVNEGYAVYTFDWPGHGKSPGKRGHTSVEEAMEIIDFIIEEINDKPFLFGHSLGGLTVIRYAETRPEKIRGVIASSPALAKSPKTPSFMVALAKILGVLLPSLTLSNGIDPNLLSRNPDAVKRYIEDPLVHDRISAKLGRSIFKNMDLAHREAHKIKVPVLLLVGTGDVITPPEGARKLYGEIKVEDKEIVEFEGAYHEIFEDPEWGEEFHKKIVEWIKKH, encoded by the coding sequence ATGACCCAGGTATACAAAGCAAAATTTGGAACTCCAAACAGAGGATGGGTTATAATAGTTCACGGATTAGGAGAGCACAGTGGAAGGTACTCAAAACTGGTAAGCATGCTTGTAAATGAAGGATATGCAGTCTATACATTTGACTGGCCAGGTCATGGAAAGAGCCCAGGAAAAAGAGGTCATACAAGCGTTGAAGAAGCAATGGAAATAATAGACTTTATCATAGAGGAGATAAACGATAAACCTTTTCTCTTTGGCCACAGCCTCGGAGGATTAACAGTGATAAGATATGCAGAAACAAGGCCAGAAAAGATTAGAGGAGTTATTGCCTCCTCCCCAGCTCTGGCTAAGAGCCCAAAAACACCCTCTTTTATGGTTGCACTTGCAAAAATTCTTGGAGTCTTGCTTCCAAGCTTAACACTCTCCAATGGAATAGATCCCAATCTTCTCTCAAGAAATCCAGATGCTGTAAAAAGATACATAGAAGATCCCCTGGTTCATGACAGAATTTCTGCCAAACTGGGAAGGAGCATATTCAAGAACATGGATCTTGCTCACAGAGAAGCCCACAAAATTAAAGTTCCAGTTCTACTCTTAGTTGGGACTGGGGATGTTATAACTCCTCCAGAAGGAGCTAGAAAGTTATACGGGGAAATCAAAGTGGAAGATAAGGAAATTGTAGAGTTCGAAGGTGCATACCATGAGATATTTGAAGATCCAGAATGGGGAGAAGAGTTTCATAAAAAGATAGTTGAGTGGATAAAGAAGCATTGA
- a CDS encoding translation initiation factor IF-2 (eIF-2BA; catalyzes the binding of GTP to IF2), with translation MLPEKVVKILEEMKNEKIRGASWMAKKGAEAFILLSEELDETSLEEGIIELKREILEINPSMASLYNLAMFIPITNDREVVKLRAEEFIKRAEEAKKEIASIGAQLIDSGDVIITHSYSSAVFEILKTAKRRGKQFKVILTESAPDYEGLYLAKALQDESIEVEIITDAQLGLFAKDATLAIVGADTVTKDGYVVNKAGTYLLAISCYESEVPFYVAAETYKFHQKITSKEVELVERPLYREGSRVRNVLFDITPWKFIRGIITELGIILPPRDMI, from the coding sequence GTGCTTCCAGAGAAAGTTGTAAAGATACTTGAGGAGATGAAGAACGAGAAAATAAGAGGAGCTAGCTGGATGGCCAAAAAGGGAGCTGAAGCCTTTATATTACTCAGCGAAGAGTTAGATGAAACTTCCCTAGAGGAAGGAATAATAGAGTTGAAAAGAGAAATCCTTGAAATTAATCCATCGATGGCCTCCCTCTATAATCTTGCAATGTTTATTCCAATAACAAACGACAGAGAAGTGGTAAAACTAAGAGCTGAGGAGTTCATAAAAAGAGCGGAAGAAGCTAAGAAGGAAATTGCCTCTATTGGAGCCCAACTAATAGATAGTGGGGATGTCATAATAACCCACTCTTATTCTTCAGCTGTCTTTGAAATTCTAAAAACTGCCAAGAGAAGAGGGAAGCAGTTTAAGGTTATACTCACAGAAAGTGCTCCCGATTACGAGGGCCTATATTTAGCAAAAGCCCTGCAAGATGAAAGTATTGAAGTTGAAATTATAACAGATGCCCAACTTGGATTATTTGCTAAGGATGCAACACTGGCAATCGTTGGAGCAGATACTGTGACAAAAGATGGATACGTTGTGAATAAAGCTGGAACTTATTTACTTGCCATCTCCTGTTATGAAAGTGAAGTTCCATTTTATGTTGCTGCCGAAACCTACAAGTTTCACCAAAAGATTACATCCAAGGAAGTAGAACTCGTGGAGAGACCTTTGTATAGGGAAGGAAGTAGAGTTAGAAATGTTTTGTTTGACATAACTCCCTGGAAATTTATAAGAGGGATTATAACTGAGCTAGGAATTATACTTCCCCCGAGGGATATGATATGA
- a CDS encoding class III signal peptide-containing protein, with protein sequence MKRAQTAIEYLLMLAAVLILVAIVLNVVVDSMRTLTNYVEESQKS encoded by the coding sequence ATGAAAAGAGCTCAAACTGCCATTGAATATCTCCTCATGCTGGCTGCAGTTCTGATTTTGGTGGCCATAGTGCTTAACGTAGTTGTTGATAGCATGAGAACTCTAACAAATTATGTTGAGGAGTCACAAAAGTCATAA
- a CDS encoding Kae1-associated kinase Bud32, translated as MKLIKQGAEAKIYLADFSELYYDLPIKVIVKERVSKRYRIPEIDIKLRKERTIREARILHRAKKAGVNVPYVFEVDTKNMIIVMEFIEGERLKELLEKLPIEERLEICKEIGRVIGKLHEAGIVHGDLTTSNMIMRDGKIYLIDFGLAEFDDTLEAQGVDLHLLRRAMESTHYSWVEEGFKAVLRGYEEVRGKEKRREIEEKIKEIELRGRYRERSWITS; from the coding sequence ATGAAGCTCATAAAGCAGGGGGCTGAAGCAAAGATATATCTTGCAGACTTTTCCGAATTATACTATGATCTTCCCATCAAGGTGATCGTTAAGGAAAGGGTCTCGAAAAGATATAGGATTCCTGAAATCGACATAAAACTCAGAAAAGAGAGAACAATAAGAGAAGCTAGAATACTCCATAGAGCTAAGAAAGCTGGTGTAAATGTTCCCTACGTGTTTGAAGTTGATACCAAGAACATGATAATAGTTATGGAGTTCATAGAGGGGGAGAGGCTCAAGGAGCTTTTGGAAAAACTTCCCATAGAAGAAAGGTTGGAGATATGTAAGGAAATTGGCAGGGTCATAGGAAAGTTACATGAGGCAGGTATTGTCCATGGGGATTTGACGACCTCCAATATGATAATGAGAGATGGAAAAATTTACCTCATAGACTTCGGGTTAGCTGAGTTTGACGATACTTTAGAAGCCCAGGGTGTTGATCTTCACTTGCTGAGGAGAGCAATGGAGAGTACTCACTACAGCTGGGTTGAAGAGGGATTTAAAGCTGTTCTAAGAGGATATGAAGAGGTAAGGGGGAAAGAGAAGAGGCGTGAGATTGAGGAAAAAATCAAGGAAATTGAATTGAGAGGGAGATATAGGGAGAGAAGCTGGATTACTTCCTAA
- a CDS encoding alpha-amylase — protein MKKLTPLLTLLLFFIVLASPVSAAKYLELEEGGVIMQAFYWDVPGGGIWWDHIRSKIPEWYEAGISAIWLPPPSKGMSGGYSMGYDPYDYFDLGEYYQKGTVETRFGSKEELVRLIQTAHAYGIKVIADVVINHRAGGDLEWNPFVGDYTWTDFSKVASGKYTANYLDFHPNELHCCDEGTFGGFPDICHHKEWDQYWLWKSNESYAAYLRSIGFDGWRFDYVKGYGAWVVRDWLNWWGGWAVGEYWDTNVDALLSWAYESGAKVFDFPLYYKMDEAFDNNNIPALVYALQNGQTVVSRDPFKAVTFVANHDTDIIWNKYPAYAFILTYEGQPVIFYRDFEEWLNKDKLINLIWIHDHLAGGSTTIVYYDNDELIFVRNGDSRRPGLITYINLSPNWVGRWVYVPKFAGACIHEYTGNLGGWVDKRVDSSGWVYLEAPPHDPANGYYGYSVWSYCGVG, from the coding sequence ATAAAGAAATTAACACCCCTCCTAACTCTATTACTGTTTTTTATAGTACTAGCAAGTCCAGTAAGTGCAGCAAAATACTTGGAGCTTGAAGAGGGAGGAGTTATAATGCAAGCATTCTATTGGGATGTTCCAGGGGGAGGAATTTGGTGGGATCATATAAGATCGAAGATTCCTGAATGGTATGAAGCTGGAATCTCTGCAATATGGCTACCTCCACCAAGCAAGGGGATGAGTGGAGGATATTCAATGGGCTACGATCCCTATGATTACTTTGATCTCGGCGAGTACTACCAGAAGGGAACTGTAGAGACGCGTTTTGGATCAAAAGAAGAACTAGTGAGATTGATACAAACTGCCCATGCCTATGGAATAAAGGTAATCGCCGATGTAGTTATAAACCACAGGGCTGGTGGTGACCTAGAATGGAACCCCTTCGTTGGAGATTACACATGGACAGACTTTTCTAAAGTTGCCTCAGGGAAATATACAGCTAACTATCTGGACTTCCATCCAAACGAGCTTCATTGTTGTGACGAAGGAACCTTTGGAGGATTTCCAGATATATGTCATCACAAAGAGTGGGATCAGTACTGGCTATGGAAGAGCAATGAGAGTTATGCTGCTTATTTAAGAAGCATAGGATTTGATGGTTGGAGATTTGACTATGTTAAGGGCTATGGAGCTTGGGTTGTCAGAGACTGGCTTAATTGGTGGGGAGGTTGGGCAGTTGGAGAGTACTGGGACACAAATGTAGATGCACTACTAAGCTGGGCATATGAGAGTGGTGCAAAGGTCTTTGACTTCCCGCTCTACTATAAAATGGATGAAGCATTTGACAATAACAACATTCCAGCATTAGTCTATGCCCTACAAAACGGACAAACTGTAGTTTCGAGAGATCCATTTAAGGCAGTAACTTTCGTTGCCAATCATGACACAGATATAATATGGAACAAGTATCCAGCATATGCGTTCATATTGACATATGAGGGACAGCCAGTAATATTCTACAGGGACTTTGAGGAATGGCTGAACAAGGATAAGCTAATTAACCTCATTTGGATCCATGATCATTTGGCAGGAGGAAGCACAACAATTGTCTACTACGACAACGATGAGCTCATATTTGTGAGAAATGGAGATTCTAGAAGGCCTGGGCTTATAACTTACATTAACTTGAGCCCTAACTGGGTTGGTAGGTGGGTATACGTTCCAAAGTTTGCAGGGGCTTGTATTCATGAATACACTGGAAACCTAGGAGGATGGGTAGATAAAAGAGTAGATAGTAGCGGATGGGTATACCTAGAGGCACCACCTCACGATCCAGCTAACGGCTACTATGGGTACTCCGTATGGAGTTATTGTGGTGTTGGGTGA
- a CDS encoding translation initiation factor IF-2 subunit beta, giving the protein MEIDYYDYEKLLEKAYQELPENVKHHKSRFEVPGALVTIEGNKTIIENFKDIADALNRDPQHLLKFLLREIATAGTLEGRRVVLQGRFTPYLIANKLKKYIKEYVICPVCGSPDTKIIKRDRFHFLKCEACGAETPIQHL; this is encoded by the coding sequence ATGGAAATTGACTATTACGATTATGAAAAGCTCCTTGAAAAGGCATACCAAGAGTTACCTGAGAACGTTAAACACCACAAGTCACGTTTTGAAGTCCCAGGAGCTCTCGTAACTATTGAAGGTAATAAGACTATAATCGAGAACTTCAAGGATATTGCGGATGCTCTAAACAGAGATCCACAGCACTTGCTCAAGTTCTTGCTTAGAGAAATAGCTACAGCTGGAACTCTTGAAGGTAGAAGAGTAGTCCTTCAGGGTAGATTCACGCCATATTTAATAGCAAACAAGCTAAAGAAGTACATAAAAGAGTATGTTATCTGTCCAGTATGTGGCTCTCCTGATACGAAGATAATTAAAAGGGACAGGTTCCACTTCCTTAAGTGTGAAGCTTGTGGTGCAGAAACTCCAATCCAGCATCTCTAG